The nucleotide sequence TtagaaatttgtttttttataggaCGAAGGTAGCGGTTAGTAAGACTACGCACAATATCTGTCTTGTCTCTTCTCTCTTATTAGGAACAGTCATGCATAGGTTGTACCATATCCAAGGGGGACTGCTAATGCGCGGGTGATCGCTCCCAGTGATCACCCGCActcccctccctcttctcccccttcctcctccccttcttctcttcctactacagtatactacaaattttttttaaaaaaacaaaagttagaaaaatttatgtatacaaatactatatataaaaaatttgaattcaaattcaaatttgaatcgggtatgtaaacttttgacttataaactttggatctataaactttaggtgtataaactttagatgtatagaaatactatatatagaaaatatttgaattcaaattcaaatttgaatcagatataattcaaattcaaatttaaaacgggtatataaacttttgacttataatgcggtgccaaaaaaggaaaccaggtggagggaggggggggggcgaaTTGATCGCTACCCAATCCCcctagcgatcgatcgcccatcaGCATTTCCGATATCCAAGAGGTTAATTACAGGTGTAGTACTCACGTAACCAAGAGGCTTTACTTTTATTCGTCCACTCACGCCGAAATTTTTCACGGTTAAGTCACAAAAGCGCGCGAGGACGTTCGTTATCCGACGcggaaaagattaaaaaaaagtaaatttcactttggatcaTCTTTTATTACCGGTGTTTCACTTTGGGCCATCCTTAACTAATGTTTTAACATTGAACCGGGTAATCTTACatttgtttcactttggactaccCCGACTCTCTTCTCATGCATACGAACGACCTCGAGTACGCCAGTTCATATTCATCAATAAACCtaattcacaccaaaattagaagtttgattgaaattggaacgatgtgataaaaaagttggaagtttgtgtgtgtaagaaagttttgatgtgatagaaaagttggaagtttgaagaattattttagaactaaacatGGCAGATGGATGAGAGAGTTGAGGGGTAGTCCAAAATGACATAATGGTAAACTTATCCGGTTCAAATTGAAAATATTGGTTGAAGGGTGGACTAAAGCGAAACACCAGTAATAAAAAGGTGGCCTAGAGTCAGCCACACTAAGCAAAGCAAGCAACGAGAGTGAGAGATTACAAATACAAATGGAAGCCAGCAAGAGGCAGTGCTGCTCCGGCGTCCATTGCTCGCGACGCATAGATATAGCGCGAGCCGAGAGGAGGCGGagcacctcgtcgtcgtcttcctcggtcacgatggcgccgcctccgccctcgtccgagctgccgcctccgccgccgacgaacgCCGCCACCTCTTCGTCGGCTATGGCTGTCCCGTACTTCTGCCGCAAGCACGTCGCTCTGGCCACGTACGAGAGGCCCCCGTTCCCGCTGTACTTGTTCAAGACGAGAGGGACCTCCCGAACTAccgctccgccggcggcggcggtgacgacgacggctcTTTCTccctgccggcgccggcggcgacgccctcgACTCGGACTCCGCGtacggcgccgtcgccggtggactCGTTGGAGTGCGTCTCGTTGTTCAGCTCGCGTTCCTCCACCGTATGGACCGTCGCAAAGCAGACCGGGCTGAGGAGCGTCACCGTCGGCTCCGACACCGCGGTGGCCTGCGCCGTCTGCACCGACGAcctcccgccggcggcgaccgcgtgCCGGCTACCCTGCGGCCACCTGTACCACGCCGACTGCTTCGTGCAGTGGCTATCGCGGCGCAACTCCTGCCcggtctgccgccgccgcgtcccgtTGTTCCCCGATCATGGCGCCGCCTACACcgacgaagacgaagacgaagacgaagaagagatcgcgccatcgccgccgccgcctcatggtccggagacgacggcgaccgacgaccaCCGGCCGCGGTCTCTGCCGGGAGCGAGCTGGATCGGAAGAATCTGCCGCAGGTTGCTTGGCTACACGGAAACGAGCCACCCGCGTCAACTGAACCGATGCAGCGGCGACACGACGCAGCAATGGTGATTTCAATTGAGACCAGTCAGCAAGTAATTTGTGATCAAACCTGGTGTGTGATTTGTCAAGAATGGGTTCTTCGATTAGTGTGGTTAACATTTCGTTTTTCTTGAACTTTGTTGCCTCAAATCCTCGATTGAGAGCTGAATTATATACCTTTTTATTTCTACTacctctattttaaaatataacaacttttggttatgaatctagatatatagttgtccatatttatagaaaaaatacttatattttgagacggagggagtaaatggaGCTAACTATATCGATCCTCATTTCGAAAGGCAGATGCCCCAGATGGCAAGGGTTTCTACTGCAGTTTATGTTCTGGCTTCAAATTTTCTTGTACACTAAAAATTTTCGTCAAATTTCTGTAATGCAGCCAACTTTGCTACCCTTTTTTTTGTGGGTTACTGATTCCAGACTACAACCATCCGAGTCATCTTACTCCTACTTTAATTGTTGTTTTGAGGAGTCGGACTGTCCGAGTCTTTGAGCCTTTGAGCAGGTCGTGCTTGAACTAAACGCTTTTCTGCCACGCGTTGAAACCgtgaagtgattttttttttgtgtgcagAGATGCTTCttgcaagtactccctccatttcacaatgtaaatcattctagtatttctcatatttatattaatttatattaatgttaataaatctagacgcATATATCTAGAGAATTTCTATGGTCCAACAAGTAGTATCTTCAGATACTGGTACTGCTAGGTACCAAATAAAATCCAATCGTTGAATAAAAGGGGcatgatgggaaaaaaaaaagaatcgatTTGCCCTGCGCCCCTGCTTCTGAACTGCTTGTTCATTCGCCATCGTCCTCGAATTTccgccggcacgccgccgcgTGAGTGTTCTTCGACGGCATCTGCTCTGACACCACTCCTTGCCGCCAGCGCCACCTGTGTGTTCTTCCATAGTACCACTACTAGTGCCACAACCTTTATTCAGCTAGTGCCCGGTGGCTGTGTTGTTATTTCTCGAtctgtcgccgccggcgattaACTGCTCGTTGCTCTACGCGATGCCGACTAGCATGGATGGAGGAGGCCATAAATCTTGTGATAATGAGAGGATACCGTGATTGAAAGGGGTGAGAGGAAAAATCAGTGCAGATGGTTCCGCCATGGACTGagtagagaaaagaaaaagggaaaaaagaaggatgagaaaaaaaaaggcagattGTTCCGCCATGAACTAAGTTGAAGAAAAAATAAGACAAGAAACGAAGGATGAGAGGAAAAATCAAGGTAGAATGGTAGATGGCTCCATCGTGGATGAgtcgagaagaaaaaaaaagcaaagaaaaaaggCAGATGGTTCCACTTCCGGCATGGACGAGTAAGAAATGTCAAACATACGACTGCTATGAATACATGTTGTTTTGTTAACTGGCTTGGCGGGGAGAAGCGCCGTGCGGCGAGGATGCCGGTGACGGGTTGAGTTCCTGTTGTCGAGTCGAGGTGGGAGATGAGGCTGTTCGTTCCTCCTGGCTGCGAGAAGAGAAGGGGAAGGAGCAGGGGAGCACGGTCCGGCGAGCGCATCGAATCGGGATTCCAGCGAGAGGGGCACAACTTTGAGGCTAAACACAAAATTACGGTTTTACCCTTCGGATGGTTAGTACCGGGAGGGGTGAGCCCTGGTACCGCTAGgcaggggtgaaaacggtacggaaacggacggaaaccatctttatcgttttcgttttcatattttttttcaaaattggaattggaatcggaaaccccggatacgaaaaatggaatcgaatattatcgaaaccgaaaacggagcgaaaacgaaccgaCGCAAATAcagtaacgaaaatttatcggaataaaaaaacccctcaaactgattAATCCAATTCTCAAATCTCAACTGTCAACgattcatcataaaacacaatcatATAAGTCCAATTATTAAGTATTAACAGtacatcacaaaacacaatctataaaataaattatctatatttaaaaGAGTAATGATGTTGGTAAATCCcaatgaaggaaaaaaaatattcttatgtaattttagatttgcataacaaatattttcaaGAAAATAACAACAAAACACCATGGTATTCTCTATTaagtgcttaaaaaaagaacCCAGGGTATTTAGGGTATTTTAGTTACAAAATTTCTGGGAATTCCGAAAAAatttccggaaagtttccgaccgattccgagttccgacggaaattgcccttatcattttcgattccgtttccgagaaaatatttccgaattcgtttccgtttcccaaaaattccgaaaaaattccgaccgacaaattccgttttcgaaaataggtccggaatccggaaagtttccgtaccgttttcagcCCTACCGCTAGGTACCGGATGCTTGACAGCCGTCCGATCATCCTGGATCGACGGACCAAATTTGGTACCGCTCTTCTCTGCTGGACGATAAAAAGTCTCGTATATCTATGtagattcactaacatcaatataaatgtgagaaatggtagaatgacttatattgtaaaacggaggaagtactagctAGGGTTCACAAATCACAGTATCGCCAGTTACCGCACGGTAACAACGACGACTAAGCTTATGCCCGAGGTGTGCTAAAGATTACCAGGCGTATTGTTCAGTAAATTTTGTTTCAGttcaaatataatttatatattttatattctatacattttcctttttaaaaaatcaaattttatctACGATTTATATGAATTATGCTACATTTTCTCTGATATTCAGAACTCTATAGTTTCTCACGTGCTAACCCCTTCATGTCACGTGATTATGAAATTATCTGGTTTTACACGGTTACTGAGCGTCGCGATTGCCGCGATAGCAGCTGGTTAATGGTAACCCACCATCAAACTGTATAGCcgcaacttttttttaaagggAAAACAGCATGAGAATGTGCCTTTTTCATTAA is from Oryza sativa Japonica Group chromosome 9, ASM3414082v1 and encodes:
- the LOC112936350 gene encoding probable E3 ubiquitin-protein ligase ATL45 translates to MAPPPPSSELPPPPPTNAATSSSAMAVPYFCRKHVALATSRSSTVWTVAKQTGLRSVTVGSDTAVACAVCTDDLPPAATACRLPCGHLYHADCFVQWLSRRNSCPVCRRRVPLFPDHGAAYTDEDEDEDEEEIAPSPPPPHGPETTATDDHRPRSLPGASWIGRICRRLLGYTETSHPRQLNRCSGDTTQQW